One region of Peromyscus eremicus chromosome 4, PerEre_H2_v1, whole genome shotgun sequence genomic DNA includes:
- the LOC131908281 gene encoding olfactory receptor 5D18, producing the protein MSLSDGNNSGAIFTLLGFSDYPELKVPLFLVFLTIYSITVVGNIGMIIIIRINPKLHTPMYFFLSHLSFVDFCYSSIVAPKMLVNLVVVDRTISFLGCLVQFFLFCTFVVTESFLLGVMAYDRFVAICNPLLYTVAMSQRLCAMLVLGSYAWGLVCSLILTCSALNLSFHGFNMINHFFCEFSSLLSLSRSDTSVSQLLLFIFATFNEVSTLLIILLSYVLIVVTILKMHSASGRRKAFSTCASHLTAITIFHGTILFLYCVPNSKNSRHTVKVASVFYTVVIPMLNPLIYSLRNKDVKDTVRKIIDTKVFSS; encoded by the coding sequence ATGTCTCTGTCAGATGGAAATAACAGCGGGGCCATTTTCACCCTCTTGGGCTTCTCAGATTACCCAGAACTGAAAGTCCCTCTCTTCTTGGTATTTCTCACCATCTACAGCATCACTGTGGTAGGCAATATTGGCATGATCATCATTATCAGAATTAACCCCAAAttgcacacccccatgtacttcttcctcagtcACCTCTCCTTTGTGGATTTCTGCTATTCATCTATTGTTGCTCCAAAGATGCTGGTAAATCTAGTTGTAGTAGACAGAACCATATCATTTTTAGGGTGCTTGGTgcaattctttcttttctgtacttTTGTGGTAACTGAATCTTTTTTATTAGGAGTTATGGCTTATGACAGGTTTGTGGCCATCTGTAACCCTCTACTCTACACAGTCGCCATGTCTCAGAGGCTCTGCGCCATGCTGGTCTTAGGATCCTATGCTTGGGGGTTAGTATGTTCCTTGATATTAACCTGTTCTGCTTTGAATTTATCTTTTCATGGTTTCAACATGATCAACCACTTTTTCTGtgagttctcctctctcctttcacttTCACGCTCTGATACATCTGTCAGTCAACTGTTGCTTTTCATCTTTGCCACTTTTAATGAGGTCAGCACACTCCTTATCATTCTCTTGTCCTATGTGCTCATTGTTGTTACCATTCTGAAGATGCATTCAGCCAGTGGACGCCGCAAAGCCTTCTCCACTTGTGCTTCCCATCTGACAGCCATAACCATCTTTCATGGCACAATTTTATTCCTCTACTGTGTGCCCAACTCCAAGAACTCTAGGCACACTGTCAAAGTGGCCTCTGTGTTTTACACAGTGGTGATCCCCATGCTGAATCCCCTAATCTACAGTCTGAGAAATAAGGATGTCAAGGACACAGTTAGAAAAATAATAGACACCAAAGTCTTTTCTTCTTAA